In one Sesamum indicum cultivar Zhongzhi No. 13 linkage group LG12, S_indicum_v1.0, whole genome shotgun sequence genomic region, the following are encoded:
- the LOC105175622 gene encoding LOW QUALITY PROTEIN: protein CHUP1, chloroplastic (The sequence of the model RefSeq protein was modified relative to this genomic sequence to represent the inferred CDS: deleted 1 base in 1 codon) has product MVAGKVKSAMGLQRSSANIKTKPDVSSKPPFLATPSSAKQQQAQKGSGAAFSRSFGVYFPRSSAQVQPRPPDISELLRLVEELRESESRLKTELLEQKLLRESVAIVPVLENVISNKDSEIERSRKKIDCLEAENERLRHENEFLHTELSKQNHKYEEKIRFMQAELADXXXEEEESSSSSTTGKLIDVTNSHKSSVTAKSLRKCITQNNSVAGNVSEGGANATFKSETTLKKDEYFGILEGTERPGLSRCNSDEIPDSSDGLMGIKSRAPRVPKPPPRPSASLLSSSSSHLSSSLSSPAYGSLSDSAYRALAEISCMSPAPLLVKSAAPPPPPPPPPRPSRAAAPPPPPPPPPRKGSKPVSAKVRRVPEVVEFYHSLMRRDSNCRRDSGSGVGGSVDPPPAGATAKDMIGEIENRSAHLLAIKTDVETQGDFIRFLIKEVEGAAFTDIEDVVPFVKWLDDELSYLVDERAVLKHFNWPEKKADALREAAFGYCDLKKLEYEASSFHDDPRQPCVHALKKIQSLFEKLEHGVYNLSRMRESAAERYRALQIPTNWMLDTGYVSQIKLASVKLAMKYMKRVSAELEMVGGGPEEEELIVQGVRFAFRVHQFAGGFDVDTMRAFEELRDKARSCNAQCQNQQQPKFVCRSSSYGAS; this is encoded by the exons ATGGTTGCTGGCAAAGTAAAATCCGCTATGGGTTTGCAGAGATCGTCGGCCAACATTAAAACAAAGCCCGACGTCTCCTCTAAACCTCCATTCTTGGCCACGCCAAGTTCGGCCAAGCAGCAACAAGCCCAGAAGGGATCCGGCGCTGCTTTCTCTCGTTCCTTTGGAGTCTACTTCCCACGCTCCTCCGCTCAAGTCCAGCCCCGTCCTCCAGATATATCTGAACTCCTCCGCCTCGTCGAAGAGTTGCGAGAGAGTGAGTCACGATTGAAGACCGAACTGTTGGAGCAGAAACTGCTTAGAGAGTCGGTGGCCATTGTGCCTGTTTTAGAGAATGTGATTTCCAACAAGGATTCAGAAATCGAACGCTCCAGAAAGAAGATCGATTGTTTGGAAGCGGAAAACGAGAGGCTCAGGCATGAGAATGAGTTTTTACATACGGAACTGTCTAAACAGAACCACAAGTATGAGGAAAAAATAAGGTTCATGCAGGCTGAGTTAGCCGATNNNN NNNNNGAGGAGGAAGAGTCGTCATCTTCATCTACGACGGGGAAACTCATCGATGTAACAAATAGTCATAAATCTAGTGTTACAGCCAAATCTTTGAGAAAATGCATCACTCAGAATAACAGTGTTGCAGGTAATGTTTCCGAAGGTGGAGCGAATGCGACCTTCAAGAGTGAAACTACGCTGAAGAAAGAcgaatattttggtatattggAGGGTACTGAAAGGCCTGGGCTTTCTCGGTGCAATTCTGATGAAATACCAGACTCTTCTGATGGTTTAATGGGGATAAAATCTCGCGCTCCGCGAGTTCCTAAGCCGCCTCCGCGGCCATCCGCGTCGCTTTTGTCATCGTCTTCTTCGCATTTGTCATCATCCCTCTCTTCGCCTGCTTACGGTTCTTTATCCGATTCAGCGTACCGCGCATTGGCGGAGATTTCCTGCATGTCCCCTGCTCCACTGCTGGTTAAATCTGCCGCTccccctcctcctcctcccccGCCTCCCCGTCCGTCAAGGGCAGCCGCACCTCCTCCTCCGCCTCCACCGCCGCCTCGTAAGGGGTCGAAGCCTGTATCCGCGAAGGTTAGGAGAGTTCCAGAGGTTGTTGAGTTTTACCACTCTCTCATGCGAAGGGATTCGAATTGCAGGCGAGATTCTGGCAGCGGTGTTGGTGGCAGCGTCGATCCGCCGCCGGCAGGTGCCACGGCCAAAGATATGATAGGGGAAATTGAGAATCGTTCGGCACATTTACTAGCC ATTAAGACAGATGTAGAGACTCAAGGTGACTTCATTAGATTCTTGATCAAAGAAGTTGAAGGTGCAGCATTCACAGATATTGAGGATGTTGTGCCTTTTGTCAAATGGCTTGATGATGAGCTCTCTTACCTG GTTGACGAGAGGGCAGTATTAAAGCACTTCAACTGGCCAGAAAAGAAGGCGGATGCATTAAGAGAAGCTGCATTCGGCTATTGTGACCTAAAGAAGCTGGAATATGAAGCTTCGTCTTTCCATGATGATCCTAGACAGCCTTGCGTTCATGCTCTCAAGAAAATTCAGTCTCTGTTTGAGAA ATTGGAGCATGGTGTTTACAATCTGTCAAGAATGAGAGAATCAGCTGCAGAGAGATACAGAGCTTTGCAAATTCCAACAAATTGGATGTTGGATACAGGTTATGTAAGTCAG ATCAAGCTGGCATCGGTGAAGTTGGCCATGAAGTACATGAAGAGAGTATCAGCCGAGCTTGAAATGGTTGGTGGTGGtcctgaagaagaagagcttATCGTTCAAGGTGTCAGGTTTGCGTTCCGAGTACATCAG TTTGCGGGTGGTTTCGATGTTGATACAATGAGAGCGTTTGAAGAGCTGAGAGATAAAGCTCGGTCGTGCAACGCACAATGTCAAAATCAGCAGCAACCCAAGTTTGTTTGCAGGTCGTCTTCTTATGGTGCTTCCTGA
- the LOC105175623 gene encoding uncharacterized protein LOC105175623 isoform X1 yields MTTAPCSSGTFLKTPTPLLSSPSNFRSLSFISLPFSLCAKLKPSTASRPLTVVTATPMASEQSSVKAVDSVPDSNIKLLFVEMGVGYDQHGQDITSAAMRACRDAISSNSIPAFRRGSIPGVSFGEMKLQIKLGVPRPLQHLLDIEKVKSVFPYGTISIVEVVDGGLICSSGVHVEEMGDKNDDCYIVNAAVYVGY; encoded by the exons ATGACGACGGCTCCTTGTAGTTCTGGGACCTTTCTCAAGACCCCAACTCCACTGCTCTCTTCTCCGTCAAATTTCCGATCGTTGAGTTTCATCAGTCTTCCCTTTTCTCTGTGCGCGAAGCTTAAACCCAGTACTGCTTCACGCCCTCTTACAGTAGTAACTGCGACCCCCATGGCGAGTGAACAGAGTTCAGTTAAAGCGGTTGATTCCGTGCCCGATTCTAACATCAAGCTCTTGTTTGTTGAAATGGGCGTCGGCTACGATCAACACGG ACAGGATATTACGTCAGCAGCAATGCGGGCTTGCAGGGATGCCATTTCCTCTAACTCAATTCCCGCTTTCAGGAGAG GTTCTATACCTGGTGTTTCATTTGGTGAGATGAAACTACAGATTAAATTGGGAGTTCCTCGACCGCTACAGCATTTGTTGGATATTGAGAAGGTCAAGTCAGTTTTCCCTTA TGGAACAATATCAATTGTTGAGGTTGTCGACGGGGGACTGATATGCTCGAGTGGGGTGCATGTCGAAGAAATGGGAGACAAGAATGATGACTGCTACATTGTAAATGCAGCTGTCTATGTTGGTTATTAA
- the LOC105175623 gene encoding uncharacterized protein LOC105175623 isoform X2, with protein MTTAPCSSGTFLKTPTPLLSSPSNFRSLSFISLPFSLCAKLKPSTASRPLTVVTATPMASEQSSVKAVDSVPDSNIKLLFVEMGVGYDQHGQDITSAAMRACRDAISSNSIPAFRRGSIPGVSFGEMKLQIKLGVPRPLQHLLDIEKWNNINC; from the exons ATGACGACGGCTCCTTGTAGTTCTGGGACCTTTCTCAAGACCCCAACTCCACTGCTCTCTTCTCCGTCAAATTTCCGATCGTTGAGTTTCATCAGTCTTCCCTTTTCTCTGTGCGCGAAGCTTAAACCCAGTACTGCTTCACGCCCTCTTACAGTAGTAACTGCGACCCCCATGGCGAGTGAACAGAGTTCAGTTAAAGCGGTTGATTCCGTGCCCGATTCTAACATCAAGCTCTTGTTTGTTGAAATGGGCGTCGGCTACGATCAACACGG ACAGGATATTACGTCAGCAGCAATGCGGGCTTGCAGGGATGCCATTTCCTCTAACTCAATTCCCGCTTTCAGGAGAG GTTCTATACCTGGTGTTTCATTTGGTGAGATGAAACTACAGATTAAATTGGGAGTTCCTCGACCGCTACAGCATTTGTTGGATATTGAGAAG TGGAACAATATCAATTGTTGA
- the LOC105175624 gene encoding protein trichome birefringence-like 38 gives MIFEGGQLFSITLFLFSLQSISLYERKTPHPHPHSHPPPIPMLSFKYKGLIFQALYLVLVEYAASQLVRNNFTTSSSITRSREVLAAGGCNLFQGRWVVDPSYPLYESSSCPFIDPEFDCIKYGRPDKQYLKFSWKPDSCDLPRFNGVDFLKRWSGKKIMFVGDSLSLNQWESLACMIHASVPNSKTSYVRQESLSSVTFQDYGVTLLLYRSPYLVDITRESIGRVLKLDSIQQGNAWRGMDMLVFNTWHWWTHKGKAQSWDYIQDGSTISKDMNRLVAFYKGLTTWARWVELNVDPTKTKVFFQGISPTHYQGRDWKSASGNCNGEQQPLTGSTYPAGTPPEVQVVNKVLSRIKKPVYLLDITTLSQLRKDAHPSAYSGDHSGVDCSHWCLPGLPDTWNQLLYAALVM, from the exons ATGATTTTTGAAGGCGGGCAGCTTTTCTCCATTACTTTGTTTTTATTCTCCCTGCAGAGCATCTCCCTGTACGAAAGAAAAACCCCACACCCTCACCCTCACTCACATCCACCACCTATCCCTATGCTGAGTTTTAAGTACAAAGGCTTGATTTTTCAAGCCTTGTATTTAGTGTTGGTTGAATATGCTGCCTCACAGCTCGTACGCAATAATTTCACTACCAGCAGCAGCATTACTAGAAGTAGAGAGGTGCTAGCCGCGGGTGGTTGCAATCTGTTTCAAGGCAGATGGGTTGTGGATCCTTCATATCCTCTCTATGAATCCTCAAGCTGCCCCTTCATAGACCCGGAATTTGATTGCATAAAGTATGGCCGCCCTGATAAACAGTATCTCAAGTTTTCTTGGAAACCAGACTCCTGCGACTTGCCCAG GTTTAATGGGGTGGATTTTCTGAAGAGATGGAGTGGGAAGAAGATAATGTTTGTGGGCGACTCACTGAGTTTGAATCAGTGGGAGTCTCTTGCCTGTATGATTCATGCTTCTGTCCCCAACTCTAAGACCAGCTACGTGAGACAGGAGTCGCTTTCGTCCGTGACATTCCAG GATTACGGAGTTACCCTACTACTCTACCGATCGCCGTACTTGGTAGATATAACAAGAGAAAGCATTGGGAGAGTATTGAAGTTGGACTCGATTCAGCAAGGCAATGCATGGAGAGGAATGGACATGCTCGTATTTAATACGTGGCATTGGTGGACTCACAAAGGAAAAGCCCAATC ATGGGACTATATCCAAGATGGCTCCACCATATCTAAAGACATGAACCGTCTTGTGGCATTTTACAAAGGCTTAACAACATGGGCTCGATGGGTTGAACTTAATGTCGATCCTACAAAAACCAAAGTCTTCTTCCAGGGGATTTCTCCTACTCACTATCA GGGTAGGGACTGGAAATCAGCATCAGGGAACTGCAACGGTGAGCAACAGCCATTAACAGGGTCAACATATCCAGCAGGGACACCGCCGGAGGTTCAGGTTGTTAATAAAGTATTAAGCAGGATTAAGAAACCTGTGTATTTGCTCGACATAACAACTCTGTCCCAGTTAAGAAAAGATGCTCATCCATCTGCTTACAGTGGTGATCATTCTGGGGTGGATTGCAGCCATTGGTGCCTCCCTGGGTTGCCAGATACCTGGAACCAGCTGCTCTATGCAGCTCTTGTGATGTGA